A region of Malaciobacter marinus DNA encodes the following proteins:
- a CDS encoding CoA-binding protein, whose product MECEFATINSNKDEIKEIFENTKTIAIIGCSPDSSKASNKVAVYLKNVGFKIVPVYPKEDEILGEKVYRSLGDIPFKVDMVDIFRKPEVIDKVVDEAIKRGDVDIIWTQLGLVNNDAAKKAKKAGMKVVQNNCTKIEHAAIY is encoded by the coding sequence ATGGAATGTGAATTTGCAACTATTAATTCAAATAAAGATGAGATAAAAGAGATTTTTGAAAATACTAAGACTATTGCTATTATTGGTTGTTCTCCTGATAGCTCAAAAGCTAGCAATAAGGTTGCGGTATACTTAAAAAATGTCGGTTTTAAAATCGTTCCTGTTTACCCTAAGGAAGATGAAATTTTAGGAGAGAAAGTTTATAGAAGTTTAGGAGATATACCTTTTAAAGTTGATATGGTAGATATTTTTAGAAAACCTGAAGTTATAGATAAAGTAGTAGATGAAGCTATTAAAAGAGGTGATGTTGATATTATTTGGACTCAATTAGGTTTAGTAAATAATGATGCAGCAAAAAAAGCAAAAAAAGCAGGGATGAAAGTAGTACAAAATAATTGTACTAAAATCGAACACGCTGCTATATATTAA
- a CDS encoding sensor histidine kinase produces the protein MNTKSIYTQFYQKLILATSLFITTLSFIFYGYTKATIYEELKESLVSDAQLIYKVSKSKDPNKTNFNIITHTGISVDLVTIDNLSEISFETFKDGQDHYVELLYPFDIKSKKFIKIIKNINSSREMLTKIFNNLLFLSLGGLILIILYAFTVSKTLLRPILQINKKLSNMNENYLTQIKKDSLPIEFHPLADSINSLTNRIETYVRFKKELFIGAAHELKTPLAVMKLKNEVTLMKQREPEKYQDTLKLTIKQIDDMNKMIGSILDIGRAEGAQFEKATEIDLVQYMQRKTNDYRMLSAQKKITITFYANVNYYNTLLQVTLLNQIIQNFVQNAIKFTPEEKTIAIRLEKSKDTTSISVIDEGIGIDEKIDLFAPFKRVGNEQGAGLGLFLAKNAADALGAKLSLENRKDGKSGCVAKLMLYNNLVCKIS, from the coding sequence ATGAACACGAAAAGCATTTATACTCAGTTTTATCAAAAACTAATACTTGCAACTTCGTTGTTCATAACTACTCTTTCTTTTATTTTTTATGGTTATACAAAAGCTACAATTTATGAAGAATTAAAAGAGAGTCTTGTTTCAGATGCACAACTTATTTATAAAGTAAGTAAAAGTAAAGACCCTAACAAAACAAACTTTAATATTATTACTCATACTGGGATTAGTGTTGATTTAGTAACTATTGATAATCTATCAGAAATAAGTTTTGAAACATTTAAAGATGGTCAAGATCATTATGTTGAATTACTATATCCATTTGATATAAAAAGTAAAAAATTTATTAAAATAATAAAAAATATCAACTCTTCAAGAGAGATGTTAACAAAAATATTTAATAACTTATTATTTTTATCTCTTGGTGGATTAATATTAATCATTTTATATGCTTTTACTGTATCAAAAACACTACTTAGACCAATTTTACAAATCAATAAAAAATTATCTAATATGAATGAGAATTATCTTACACAAATAAAAAAAGATTCTTTACCAATAGAGTTTCATCCACTTGCTGATTCTATAAACTCTTTAACTAATAGAATTGAGACTTATGTAAGATTTAAAAAAGAGCTATTTATAGGTGCTGCACATGAACTTAAGACTCCCTTAGCAGTTATGAAATTAAAAAATGAAGTTACTTTGATGAAACAAAGAGAGCCTGAAAAATATCAAGATACATTAAAATTGACTATAAAACAAATAGATGATATGAATAAAATGATAGGTTCAATTCTTGATATAGGAAGAGCTGAGGGCGCACAATTTGAAAAAGCAACAGAGATTGACTTAGTTCAATATATGCAAAGAAAAACAAATGATTATAGAATGCTAAGTGCACAAAAGAAAATTACTATAACATTTTATGCAAATGTAAACTATTATAATACTTTATTACAAGTTACTTTACTTAATCAAATTATTCAAAACTTCGTACAAAATGCAATAAAGTTTACTCCTGAAGAAAAAACAATTGCAATAAGACTTGAAAAAAGTAAAGATACTACATCAATTAGTGTTATTGATGAGGGAATAGGAATTGATGAAAAGATAGACTTATTCGCACCATTTAAAAGAGTGGGAAATGAACAAGGTGCTGGACTTGGTTTATTTTTAGCAAAAAATGCAGCAGATGCACTGGGAGCTAAACTTTCACTTGAAAATAGAAAAGATGGAAAATCTGGATGTGTTGCAAAGCTAATGCTTTACAACAATTTAGTTTGTAAAATATCTTAA
- the hsrA gene encoding homeostatic response regulator transcription factor HsrA: protein MRILIIEDEITLNRTLQEGLTDFGYQVDAAENYKDAEYFIDIRNYDLVLTDWMLPDGDGIELCKIVKNRSSRTAVVIISARDDKESEIEALKSGADDYIKKPFDFDILLARIEARLRFGGTNVIEIEDLVINPDEEKIIYNDEEIELKGKPFEVLTHLARHRDQIVSKEQLLDAIWEEPELVTPNVIEVAINQIRQKMDKPLNISTIETIRRRGYRFCYPEAQDEIE from the coding sequence ATGAGAATTTTAATTATTGAAGATGAAATAACATTAAACAGAACACTGCAAGAAGGTCTAACTGATTTTGGTTATCAAGTAGATGCTGCAGAAAACTATAAAGATGCAGAATATTTTATCGATATTAGAAACTATGATTTAGTATTAACTGACTGGATGTTACCAGATGGTGATGGGATTGAATTATGTAAAATCGTTAAAAATAGAAGTTCAAGAACTGCTGTTGTAATTATCTCAGCAAGAGATGATAAAGAGAGTGAAATAGAAGCATTAAAATCAGGAGCAGATGATTATATTAAAAAGCCATTTGACTTTGATATCTTACTTGCTAGAATTGAAGCTAGATTAAGATTTGGTGGAACAAATGTAATAGAAATTGAAGATTTAGTTATCAATCCAGATGAAGAAAAAATTATCTATAATGATGAAGAAATTGAACTAAAAGGTAAACCTTTTGAAGTATTAACTCACCTTGCTAGACATAGAGATCAAATAGTTTCAAAAGAACAACTATTAGATGCAATTTGGGAAGAGCCTGAATTAGTTACTCCAAATGTTATTGAAGTTGCTATAAATCAAATTAGACAAAAAATGGATAAACCTTTAAATATTTCTACTATTGAAACTATTAGAAGAAGAGGATATAGATTCTGCTATCCTGAAGCACAAGACGAGATTGAATAA
- a CDS encoding peptidylprolyl isomerase gives MRKIVTSVIATLALSTATLNAADYYATVNGEKITKNDLKVVLRNPNIDFDVLPKDKKDQVLQQAIEKKLLTDEAIKSGIEKDKSFKDALEKIKKDLALEIWMQNQFKDIKVTQNEQKDFYNKSKDKFKKPATLEARHILLKTEKDAKNAIEKLNKAKNKKETFIKLAGEMSKGPTASKGGYLGKFQENKMVPEFSAGAKALKAGEYSKKPVKTQFGYHVIYLESKTPASTMSYNEVKDKIKEFLLQDKFRKSISDTASRLKKQAKIVIK, from the coding sequence ATGAGAAAGATTGTTACAAGTGTAATTGCTACACTAGCTTTAAGTACTGCCACATTAAATGCAGCAGATTATTATGCTACAGTAAATGGGGAAAAAATTACAAAAAATGATCTAAAAGTAGTATTAAGAAATCCAAATATTGATTTTGATGTATTACCAAAAGATAAAAAAGATCAAGTGTTACAACAAGCTATTGAAAAAAAACTTTTAACAGATGAAGCTATTAAAAGTGGGATTGAAAAAGATAAATCTTTCAAAGATGCTTTAGAAAAAATTAAAAAAGACTTAGCTTTAGAAATTTGGATGCAAAATCAATTCAAAGATATTAAAGTAACACAAAATGAACAAAAAGATTTTTATAATAAAAGTAAAGATAAGTTTAAAAAACCAGCTACTTTAGAAGCAAGACATATACTATTAAAAACAGAAAAAGATGCAAAGAATGCAATTGAAAAATTAAATAAAGCAAAAAATAAAAAAGAGACTTTTATTAAACTTGCTGGTGAAATGTCAAAAGGGCCTACTGCTTCAAAAGGTGGATATTTAGGTAAATTCCAAGAAAATAAAATGGTTCCAGAATTTAGTGCTGGTGCAAAGGCTTTAAAAGCTGGAGAATATTCTAAAAAACCTGTTAAAACTCAGTTTGGATATCATGTTATTTATTTAGAGTCAAAAACTCCTGCTTCAACTATGAGCTATAATGAAGTAAAAGATAAAATTAAAGAGTTTTTATTACAAGATAAATTTAGAAAATCAATTAGTGATACAGCTAGTAGATTAAAAAAACAAGCAAAAATAGTTATTAAGTAA
- the fbaA gene encoding class II fructose-bisphosphate aldolase — MGVLDVVKPGVLSGSEAKKLFAYAKKNSFAIPAVNVVNTDSANSVLEAASKVNSPIIIQFSNGGAQYFAGKGLKTSNAAILGGISGAKHIHQMAEAYGIPVILHTDHAARKLLPWIDGLLEAGKEHFKETGKPLYTSHMLDLSEESLEENISTCVEYFKIMNELDMMIEIELGITGGEEDGVDNTDVDNALLYTQPEEVCFAYEQLGKVGENFTIAASFGNVHGVYKPGNVILRPDILNNSQKYIEQKHNTDKKPVEFVFHGGSGSSLDDIREAIEYGVIKMNIDTDTQWSFWDGVRKYEAKKRDYLQAQIGNPEGEDKPNKSYYDPRKWLRAGQESMIERLEVAFSDLQALNKN; from the coding sequence GTGGGCGTACTTGATGTGGTAAAACCTGGAGTATTAAGTGGTAGCGAAGCAAAAAAACTTTTTGCTTACGCTAAAAAAAATAGTTTCGCAATTCCTGCTGTTAATGTTGTAAATACAGATTCTGCAAATTCTGTTCTAGAAGCTGCTAGTAAAGTTAATTCACCAATTATTATTCAATTTTCAAATGGTGGAGCACAATATTTTGCAGGTAAGGGATTAAAAACTTCTAATGCTGCTATTTTAGGTGGTATTTCAGGAGCAAAGCATATTCATCAAATGGCAGAAGCTTATGGAATACCTGTAATATTACATACAGACCATGCTGCTAGAAAGCTTTTACCTTGGATTGATGGATTATTAGAAGCTGGAAAAGAGCATTTTAAAGAAACAGGTAAACCTTTATATACATCTCATATGCTTGATTTAAGTGAAGAGAGTTTAGAAGAAAATATTTCTACATGTGTTGAGTACTTTAAAATAATGAATGAACTTGATATGATGATTGAAATTGAGCTTGGAATTACAGGTGGAGAAGAAGATGGTGTTGATAATACTGATGTTGACAATGCTTTACTTTATACTCAACCAGAAGAAGTTTGTTTTGCTTATGAACAATTAGGTAAAGTTGGAGAAAACTTTACAATAGCTGCTTCATTTGGGAATGTTCATGGTGTTTATAAACCTGGAAATGTTATTTTACGTCCTGATATTTTGAATAATTCTCAAAAATATATAGAGCAAAAACATAATACTGATAAAAAACCAGTTGAATTTGTATTTCATGGTGGATCTGGATCATCTCTTGATGATATAAGAGAAGCAATTGAGTATGGTGTTATCAAAATGAATATAGATACTGATACACAATGGTCTTTTTGGGATGGAGTTAGAAAATATGAAGCCAAAAAAAGAGACTATTTACAAGCTCAAATTGGAAATCCAGAGGGTGAAGACAAACCAAATAAAAGCTATTATGATCCAAGAAAGTGGTTAAGAGCTGGACAAGAATCTATGATAGAAAGACTTGAAGTGGCATTTTCTGATCTTCAAGCATTAAATAAAAACTAA
- a CDS encoding ExbD/TolR family protein, producing MKRREPLGADLTPIIDVVFILLIFFIVTSVFKKDELALILDLPNSQAKELKVNKEQVFIELSQEKLAIKGIEVSFISLEDNLKEVKDKAKPIVVRIDKNVKYERVVKVLDLLQKYDLTNLALITQEE from the coding sequence ATGAAACGAAGAGAACCACTAGGAGCAGATTTAACACCAATAATTGATGTGGTGTTTATACTTCTTATATTTTTTATTGTTACATCTGTATTTAAAAAAGATGAATTAGCTTTGATTTTAGATTTGCCAAATTCCCAAGCAAAAGAGTTAAAAGTAAATAAAGAACAAGTATTTATTGAATTGAGTCAAGAAAAGTTAGCAATAAAAGGTATAGAAGTATCTTTTATATCATTAGAAGATAATTTAAAAGAAGTAAAAGATAAAGCAAAACCAATAGTTGTAAGAATTGATAAAAATGTAAAGTATGAAAGAGTAGTAAAAGTACTTGATTTACTACAAAAGTATGATTTAACTAATCTTGCATTAATAACACAAGAAGAATAA
- a CDS encoding MotA/TolQ/ExbB proton channel family protein gives MNLMEYIDKGGIIVYILIFLNIIGFTIIIWKFFTLPRKNAMINKIKLRLDEKSDLKTQIEYEVQKLEIGLTYIKNIASVAPLLGLLGTVYGVFKAFETITAQGLGDPTLFSNGISIALITTIAGLIVAIPHHIAYNHFISQIDAIELKAKKELIR, from the coding sequence ATGAATTTAATGGAATATATAGATAAAGGTGGAATAATAGTTTATATTTTAATCTTTTTAAATATAATTGGATTTACTATTATCATCTGGAAATTCTTTACCCTTCCAAGAAAAAATGCGATGATTAACAAAATCAAATTAAGACTTGATGAAAAAAGCGATTTAAAAACACAAATAGAGTATGAAGTTCAAAAACTAGAAATTGGCTTAACATATATAAAAAATATCGCTTCAGTAGCTCCTCTTTTAGGACTTTTAGGAACTGTATATGGAGTATTTAAAGCCTTTGAAACAATTACAGCACAAGGTTTAGGTGATCCAACACTATTTTCAAATGGTATATCAATTGCACTTATTACAACTATTGCAGGGCTAATAGTAGCAATTCCTCACCATATTGCATACAATCACTTTATTTCACAAATTGATGCAATTGAATTAAAAGCAAAAAAAGAATTAATTAGATGA
- a CDS encoding 1-aminocyclopropane-1-carboxylate deaminase/D-cysteine desulfhydrase, whose amino-acid sequence MKFTDSPTHKVTFRQQNIYIKRDDLLHSDFSGNKARKFYYFLKSDFKDVKKIVSYGSAQANSLYSMSVLAKLKGWQLEFYVKHISNYLKQNPQGNYKAALENGAKIIEKDESCLHEYISKNCLDEESLYIQEGGREKEASFGVEILANEIKDWQIKNSIKNLVVSLPSGTGTTALFLQKYLDCKVITCPCVGKEQYLKKQFFLLEKDETLHPIILNTEKNYHFGKLYNEFYEIWSELKSSTNIEFDLLYDPLGFLTLINSNYFNNKYTILYIHQGGLLGNNSMIDRYKRKLTFNN is encoded by the coding sequence ATGAAATTTACAGACTCACCTACACATAAAGTAACATTTAGACAACAAAATATATATATTAAAAGAGATGATTTACTTCATAGTGATTTTTCAGGAAATAAAGCAAGAAAGTTTTACTATTTTTTAAAAAGTGATTTTAAAGATGTAAAAAAAATAGTATCTTATGGTTCTGCTCAAGCAAATTCACTTTACTCTATGTCAGTTTTAGCAAAGTTAAAAGGTTGGCAATTAGAGTTTTATGTAAAACATATATCCAACTATTTAAAACAAAACCCTCAAGGTAATTATAAAGCTGCTTTAGAAAATGGTGCAAAAATTATAGAAAAAGATGAATCTTGTTTACATGAGTATATATCAAAAAATTGTTTAGATGAAGAAAGTTTATATATTCAAGAAGGTGGTAGAGAAAAAGAAGCTTCTTTTGGAGTTGAGATTTTAGCAAATGAGATAAAAGATTGGCAAATAAAAAATAGTATTAAAAATTTAGTTGTATCTTTACCAAGTGGAACAGGAACAACTGCATTATTTTTACAAAAATATTTAGATTGCAAAGTTATTACTTGTCCTTGTGTTGGAAAAGAACAATATCTTAAAAAACAGTTTTTTTTATTGGAAAAAGATGAAACTCTTCATCCTATTATTTTAAATACAGAAAAAAACTACCATTTTGGAAAACTTTACAATGAGTTTTATGAAATTTGGAGTGAACTCAAAAGTAGCACAAATATAGAGTTTGATTTACTTTATGATCCACTTGGTTTCTTAACTCTTATTAATTCAAATTATTTTAACAATAAATATACAATACTCTATATCCACCAAGGTGGGCTTCTTGGAAATAACTCTATGATTGACCGATATAAGAGAAAGTTGACTTTTAATAATTAA
- a CDS encoding ABC transporter substrate-binding protein has translation MSIFRCIIFIYFIFFNYSIANETNKVTIQLNWKYQFEFAGYIAAVEKGFYKDIGFDVTLKELTKDINVVDFVKNKKATFGIYDSSILSGYDKKQAIILLANYLKKSPLVLITKQDIFSPTDLKDKKIYMTEFEFENSSLSRVFQKFNIKKDDINLISSFKPIDDFILKKADAFSAYITNETYYLNKKRIPYNIISPSNYEIYGFGGNLFSSLEYVQNNPTKIKDFIKATNKGWEYALKNKKEIIDIIYNKYSKLKSKEALFYEAKKIEKVMLLDAYKLGEVRKTIIEDELKRAKNKNLVDKSLTINDIVFSFSKYSKNHSFTNEEIYYLNNKKSIKMCVDPSWMPYEKIQNNKHIGIISDYMRYFEKQIKTPISLYKTNSWQDSLRAFKNKKCDIISAVSKTKDRKKIMNITQSYLDYHLVVATRVEERFFDSLDDLPNDKTLAIVKDYRHSSILKKRYPNKKFIYVSSVDEGLEKLSKKEIFGFIDSITSVGYKIQKEYFSQLKIAGKFDEKYSLGVGVRSDDKLLFSIFDKLINKLDSQSKNEILKKWINFNYEKGFDYSSFWKIFIVFAIIVLVITYRYKEVVDNKQKLQRQRKKLEEKNKELKLTQEALKESIRNFEVLLDSTMEAVLVFQDHNCIDINKVGYKLLGYKNKEEVIGQNLYHHVHNDFIVTLKESLNKNLDSYEIEFVRTDGTTFPALVKDRYITLKNKRVKLFTIVDLTELKSKERLLFKQSKLASMGEMIGNIAHQWRQPLSLISTIATGLKLRIETKTENKEESVEFLEKLNVTAQHLSSTIDDFRNFFAADKKKESFFAYSLIEQNLVLLESIFKTNFINIEQNIDKTLQLTTYKNELTQALLNILNNANDAFKEKDMEDKYIFIDVVEKSKEVVICIKDNAGGIPENIIENIFEPYFTTKHKSDGTGIGLYMTYQIIHEHIHGKIEVSNSNYIFNKKSHKGAKFTITIPRKL, from the coding sequence TTGAGTATATTTAGGTGCATAATTTTTATATATTTTATATTTTTTAATTATTCAATAGCAAATGAAACAAATAAAGTAACTATTCAATTAAATTGGAAGTATCAGTTTGAGTTCGCAGGTTATATTGCAGCAGTTGAAAAAGGTTTTTATAAAGATATAGGTTTTGATGTTACATTAAAAGAATTAACTAAAGATATTAATGTTGTTGATTTTGTAAAAAATAAAAAAGCTACTTTTGGAATTTATGATTCTTCAATTTTATCAGGATATGATAAAAAACAAGCAATTATTTTACTTGCAAATTATTTAAAAAAATCTCCTTTAGTTTTAATTACAAAACAAGATATATTTTCCCCTACAGATTTAAAAGATAAAAAAATATATATGACAGAATTTGAGTTTGAAAACTCTTCCTTATCAAGAGTTTTTCAAAAGTTTAATATCAAAAAAGATGATATAAATCTTATTTCATCTTTTAAGCCAATAGATGATTTTATATTAAAAAAAGCAGATGCTTTTTCAGCTTATATTACAAATGAAACTTATTATTTAAATAAAAAAAGAATCCCTTATAATATTATTAGTCCATCAAATTATGAAATATATGGCTTTGGAGGAAACTTATTCTCTTCTTTAGAATATGTACAAAATAATCCTACAAAAATAAAAGATTTTATTAAAGCTACAAATAAAGGTTGGGAGTATGCACTTAAAAATAAAAAAGAGATTATTGATATAATTTATAATAAATACTCAAAACTAAAAAGTAAAGAAGCTTTATTTTATGAAGCAAAAAAAATAGAAAAGGTAATGCTTTTAGATGCTTACAAACTAGGAGAAGTTAGAAAAACAATTATTGAAGATGAACTAAAAAGAGCAAAAAATAAAAATTTAGTTGATAAATCTTTAACGATTAATGATATTGTTTTCTCCTTTAGTAAATACTCAAAAAATCATAGTTTTACTAATGAGGAAATTTATTATTTAAATAATAAAAAATCAATAAAAATGTGTGTTGATCCTTCTTGGATGCCATATGAAAAAATACAGAACAATAAGCATATAGGTATAATATCTGATTATATGAGATATTTTGAAAAACAAATAAAAACACCAATTTCACTATATAAAACTAATTCTTGGCAAGATAGTTTAAGAGCTTTTAAAAATAAAAAGTGTGATATTATATCTGCCGTTTCAAAGACCAAAGATAGAAAAAAGATTATGAATATTACACAGTCATATCTTGATTATCATTTAGTAGTAGCTACAAGAGTTGAAGAGAGATTTTTTGATAGTTTAGATGATTTGCCAAATGATAAAACCTTAGCTATTGTTAAGGATTATAGACACTCTTCAATACTAAAAAAGAGATATCCAAATAAAAAATTTATATATGTATCTTCTGTTGATGAGGGCTTAGAAAAGTTATCAAAAAAAGAGATTTTTGGTTTTATTGATAGTATTACAAGTGTTGGTTATAAGATTCAAAAAGAGTATTTTTCACAATTAAAGATTGCAGGAAAATTTGATGAAAAATATAGCCTAGGGGTTGGTGTTAGATCTGATGATAAATTGCTATTTTCAATTTTTGATAAATTAATCAATAAGCTTGATTCACAATCAAAAAATGAAATCTTGAAAAAGTGGATAAACTTCAATTATGAAAAGGGTTTTGATTATTCATCTTTTTGGAAAATATTTATAGTTTTTGCAATTATCGTTTTAGTTATTACATATAGATATAAAGAAGTAGTTGATAATAAACAAAAACTACAAAGACAAAGAAAAAAACTTGAAGAAAAGAATAAAGAGTTAAAGTTAACTCAAGAAGCTTTAAAAGAGTCTATTAGAAATTTTGAAGTGCTTCTTGATTCTACTATGGAAGCAGTTTTAGTATTCCAAGATCACAATTGTATTGATATAAATAAAGTAGGATATAAACTTCTTGGTTATAAAAATAAAGAAGAAGTAATTGGACAAAATCTTTATCATCATGTTCATAATGATTTTATAGTTACATTAAAAGAGTCCTTAAATAAAAACCTTGACTCTTATGAAATAGAGTTTGTAAGAACAGATGGTACAACATTTCCAGCCCTTGTAAAAGATAGATATATTACTTTAAAAAATAAAAGAGTTAAGCTTTTTACAATAGTTGATTTAACAGAATTAAAAAGTAAAGAAAGACTTTTATTTAAGCAATCAAAACTTGCATCAATGGGTGAAATGATAGGAAATATTGCCCATCAGTGGAGACAACCACTTAGTCTTATTTCTACAATTGCAACAGGCTTAAAATTAAGAATTGAAACAAAAACAGAAAATAAAGAAGAATCAGTTGAGTTTTTAGAAAAGTTAAATGTTACTGCACAACATTTATCATCAACTATTGATGATTTTAGAAACTTTTTTGCAGCAGATAAGAAAAAAGAGAGTTTTTTTGCATATTCATTGATTGAGCAAAATTTAGTTTTATTAGAGAGTATTTTTAAAACAAATTTTATAAATATAGAACAAAATATTGATAAAACTTTACAATTAACAACATATAAAAATGAGTTAACACAAGCTCTTTTAAATATTTTAAATAATGCAAATGATGCTTTTAAAGAAAAAGATATGGAAGATAAATATATTTTCATAGATGTTGTTGAAAAGTCTAAAGAAGTAGTAATTTGTATAAAAGATAATGCTGGAGGCATTCCTGAAAATATTATAGAAAATATTTTTGAACCATATTTTACTACAAAACATAAAAGCGATGGAACAGGTATTGGTTTGTATATGACATATCAAATTATACATGAACACATTCATGGAAAAATAGAAGTTTCAAATAGTAATTATATTTTTAATAAAAAGTCTCATAAAGGAGCAAAATTTACAATAACTATTCCTAGGAAATTATGA
- a CDS encoding shikimate kinase translates to MNKSNIILIGFMGVGKGTIARSLVKNSSMFAIDTDDLIESMENQKIKKIFEVNGEAYFRTLEKKCALWLENNIKENTIISTGGGFYKQDNIKQIGKIIYLQSSFDGIINRIKNSENAQKKLKKRPLLQNIEEAKKLFDIRVSEYEAIADITVNVENQNIIDITNEILKNI, encoded by the coding sequence TTGAATAAAAGTAATATAATACTTATAGGTTTTATGGGAGTGGGTAAAGGTACAATTGCAAGAAGCCTTGTAAAAAACTCTTCGATGTTTGCTATAGATACTGATGATTTAATAGAAAGCATGGAAAACCAAAAAATCAAAAAGATTTTTGAAGTTAATGGAGAAGCTTATTTTAGAACTTTAGAAAAGAAGTGTGCTTTATGGCTTGAAAACAATATAAAAGAAAACACTATCATTTCAACTGGTGGAGGCTTTTATAAGCAAGATAATATCAAACAAATTGGAAAAATTATATATTTACAATCAAGTTTTGATGGTATTATAAATAGAATAAAAAATTCAGAAAATGCTCAAAAAAAGCTAAAAAAAAGACCACTTTTACAAAATATTGAAGAAGCAAAAAAACTTTTTGATATTAGAGTTAGTGAGTATGAAGCTATCGCAGATATAACAGTAAATGTAGAAAATCAAAATATTATAGATATAACAAATGAGATACTTAAAAACATATAG